A region of Rhodohalobacter barkolensis DNA encodes the following proteins:
- the pdeM gene encoding ligase-associated DNA damage response endonuclease PdeM — MIPEGSKIVECQNQQLLLLPQKALFWQEKQYLILSDLHLGKTGHFRKSGIAAPAKANLKNLDRLSHLIDTLNPVHLYFLGDLFHSSANREWFQFEEWRHSYPELEITLVSGNHDQLHTSFYRHAQINVVELLEADPFVFMHDASSYTSNSELTSIAGHIHPGIKISSKGRQNHRLPCFSISKDQIILPAFGEFTGLHIIQVESDQKIYPIVGNKVIELNMAK; from the coding sequence ATGATTCCCGAAGGTTCTAAAATAGTAGAATGCCAAAATCAGCAACTGCTTCTTTTACCGCAGAAAGCACTTTTCTGGCAGGAAAAACAGTATCTCATACTGAGCGACCTTCATTTAGGTAAAACAGGGCACTTCAGAAAGTCGGGAATAGCGGCGCCTGCAAAAGCCAATCTTAAAAATCTGGATCGATTGTCGCATCTTATAGACACTTTGAATCCGGTACATCTTTATTTTCTTGGCGACCTCTTTCACAGCAGTGCTAACCGGGAGTGGTTTCAATTTGAGGAGTGGAGGCACTCCTATCCTGAATTAGAAATTACATTGGTATCGGGAAATCACGATCAACTGCACACCTCCTTTTACCGGCACGCTCAAATAAATGTTGTTGAGCTTCTGGAGGCTGATCCTTTTGTTTTCATGCATGATGCATCCAGTTATACTTCAAATAGCGAATTAACATCAATTGCAGGACACATTCATCCGGGTATAAAAATTAGCAGCAAAGGCAGACAGAATCATCGCCTGCCGTGTTTTTCAATATCTAAGGATCAAATCATACTTCCGGCATTTGGCGAATTTACGGGATTACATATCATTCAGGTTGAATCTGATCAAAAGATTTACCCCATTGTTGGGAATAAAGTCATCGAATTAAATATGGCAAAATGA
- a CDS encoding DUF6992 family protein yields MKKSLFLFLLIQILFASWSFAQNSTLDLEQINQDRLSLNSNGMFILGGWAITNLAIGGIGMTQTNGRLKYFHQMNAMWNTVNLGIAGFGYYGLHNSSTNISLSETVREFHNFENILLFNAGLDVGYMAIGAYLWERGLRKESDRLVGYGQSMIVQGGFLFTFDVILYLLSKNQSRPLMESLENIQFTGTALSVTIPF; encoded by the coding sequence ATGAAAAAATCCCTCTTTCTTTTTTTACTGATACAGATTCTTTTTGCAAGCTGGTCTTTTGCTCAGAATTCCACACTCGACTTAGAGCAGATCAATCAGGATCGACTAAGCTTAAACAGTAACGGAATGTTTATATTGGGCGGATGGGCTATAACCAATCTGGCTATCGGGGGAATTGGCATGACTCAAACAAATGGTCGCCTAAAATATTTTCACCAAATGAATGCGATGTGGAATACCGTGAATCTGGGTATTGCCGGTTTTGGTTACTATGGGCTACACAACTCCTCTACAAATATATCGCTTTCTGAAACCGTGAGGGAGTTCCACAATTTTGAAAACATCCTCCTGTTCAACGCGGGACTCGATGTGGGATATATGGCCATCGGAGCCTACTTATGGGAAAGGGGATTGCGCAAGGAGAGTGACAGATTGGTTGGCTACGGACAGTCAATGATCGTTCAGGGTGGATTTCTTTTTACCTTTGATGTCATTCTCTACCTGTTAAGCAAGAATCAAAGTCGTCCTTTAATGGAGAGTCTTGAAAACATCCAATTTACGGGTACTGCACTTTCTGTGACGATTCCTTTTTGA
- a CDS encoding RNA polymerase sigma factor — MARVDYSELVEAIQNGDDSTANRLLDELMPRIVDYLVVTMSADRNEARECTQEVFTEVYDRIRKDKIREHKYIFRYITLSVKNEYVRYKKYQHRFAAPDEAYDQAEPAEQIRNLVDEERMQHLEECLYELDRESRSLIQYMLKHPDKSSKEYADHFNISSGNVRIRKSRILNILHHCYKRKSSK, encoded by the coding sequence TTGGCCAGAGTTGATTATTCGGAATTGGTAGAAGCTATACAAAATGGGGACGATTCAACGGCAAATAGGCTGCTTGATGAACTTATGCCCAGGATTGTAGACTATCTGGTTGTTACCATGAGTGCCGACAGAAATGAAGCCCGGGAATGCACTCAGGAAGTATTTACAGAAGTTTATGATCGAATTCGAAAAGATAAAATTCGCGAGCATAAGTATATTTTTCGATACATAACTCTATCTGTTAAAAATGAATATGTTCGATACAAAAAGTATCAACATCGTTTTGCGGCACCTGATGAAGCGTATGATCAAGCTGAACCTGCAGAGCAGATTCGGAACCTGGTAGATGAGGAACGAATGCAGCATCTGGAGGAGTGTCTCTATGAACTTGACCGTGAAAGTCGTTCACTTATTCAGTATATGCTTAAGCACCCGGATAAAAGCAGTAAAGAGTATGCCGACCACTTTAATATTTCCAGTGGGAATGTTCGAATTCGAAAATCCAGAATATTGAATATTCTTCATCACTGCTATAAGAGGAAATCTTCTAAATAG
- a CDS encoding CHAT domain-containing protein — protein sequence MFKVSLLLLIISVYSDSWTDYIHQFLDEQINSEVSSETVWATGTLYYSSPDEYQDVILDHIVDEQIKSYLQGNSDLKDYIQQMSFHLEDEHLLLSYLLLEEDIERRTEIYESFYNNYPGLGLRELNDLVKDGEKLDEKSIANSIIGFEHFLISFHVSNNNVTSDEFFNQVKALWQQSGGSSVIPTTSKSYQIASILKAYYETGEYGSINGLYNEFHHLQNLPHSKIKLNLLWGAEFALYRLGYVDKSLETQRKFTIPISSFLELNSTLNSILASHGGYLYQIGKYQEAKNTFLSILDQAENLPLSFQASLYNNLSLVLYKTGESSNYIETQLKALEIADELENHDFKSRILRNLHIFYAQNKNWRLATEYIDEAANLAYKVENKDELISIHISKADFTYNSLNDSEAAFRYLELANSFVDDNTLPRFKLRVLFQRAQLLKREKRFNESLNVLNEIIAITGGQSDTVRYLEAMIRLGQINLELGDPLEARQLMREVRAHDMTDLEFSVLILAQTVQAQIAQHFGDPLEADRLYSEAADLVFERSRNTSEAESGYWTVEEDYLYLFEKYADFLLDNELYTDALMLFDRIKTINDATLTENPLVRSSRQSEESLTEIQNLTQEMDRVRREILTSNDDNRLTLQNRLARLSAERKSLTESDQNRLESEPVNILSIQRQLRDSQTLLHLTEIGQNIFLAVLQRDDLQIKKLPLNNENRQLFEAATESILVGRTELDKLYQIGQLINIDDIASHSNSIIVMPDGFFHQLPLGVIPVQSPISPYSYGSAQYLIEEAEVRNLNSLKDMTERAVRTDHQFGFSGFGVDDFQNEATSRSLVSLPKAPMEISSINQQLNRLNNNRTFINESATVSQFQQTAGNSKILHMATHSEVSESDPLFSTLHFYADETENSEQVLTGRLFAYELFDLNLQNDLIMLNSCESGGDRFLQGSGVMGISRALRYAGAKSLVLNSWSVNDQYAAEFAEEFYKHLNNGENKSRALQLAKVHFIKNKNANPHFWGPYILNGDNRPIVNSNKWFAGTLLLALVFLSGLVFTGRRKQKLAA from the coding sequence ATGTTCAAAGTCTCTCTATTACTGCTCATTATCTCTGTCTATTCAGACTCATGGACAGACTATATCCATCAGTTCCTGGACGAGCAAATTAATAGTGAGGTCAGTTCTGAAACCGTATGGGCTACGGGCACACTTTACTATTCAAGCCCGGATGAATATCAGGACGTGATCCTTGATCACATTGTGGATGAACAAATCAAGAGTTATTTACAGGGGAATAGTGACTTAAAGGACTACATTCAGCAAATGAGTTTCCATCTTGAAGATGAACATTTGCTCCTTTCATATTTGCTGCTCGAAGAAGATATCGAAAGACGTACAGAGATTTACGAGAGCTTCTATAACAACTACCCGGGTTTAGGTCTCAGGGAGTTAAATGATCTTGTTAAAGACGGAGAAAAATTAGACGAAAAAAGCATTGCCAATTCAATCATTGGTTTTGAACATTTCCTGATTTCTTTCCACGTGAGCAACAATAACGTTACGTCAGATGAATTTTTCAATCAGGTCAAAGCTCTTTGGCAACAGTCCGGTGGATCATCTGTTATCCCCACAACAAGTAAAAGCTATCAAATTGCATCCATTCTAAAGGCATACTACGAAACCGGCGAGTATGGATCCATCAATGGACTTTACAATGAGTTTCATCATCTCCAAAACTTACCGCATTCAAAAATAAAATTAAACTTGCTGTGGGGTGCTGAATTTGCCTTATATCGATTGGGATATGTGGATAAAAGCCTTGAAACACAGAGAAAATTTACCATCCCAATCAGTAGTTTCCTTGAGCTCAACTCCACATTGAACTCAATCTTAGCTTCCCACGGAGGGTATCTTTATCAAATTGGGAAATATCAGGAAGCTAAGAACACATTTTTATCCATATTGGATCAGGCTGAAAATCTGCCTTTATCATTTCAAGCTAGCTTATACAACAATTTAAGTCTTGTACTCTACAAAACCGGTGAATCCTCAAATTATATTGAAACACAATTAAAAGCTCTTGAAATAGCAGATGAACTTGAAAATCATGATTTCAAAAGTAGGATTTTAAGAAATCTTCACATTTTTTATGCACAAAACAAAAATTGGAGATTGGCTACTGAATATATTGACGAAGCTGCAAACTTAGCATATAAAGTTGAAAATAAAGACGAGTTAATTTCAATCCACATATCAAAAGCAGATTTCACATATAATAGTCTTAACGATAGTGAAGCAGCCTTTCGATATTTAGAGTTAGCAAATTCATTCGTTGATGACAACACATTACCTAGATTTAAACTTAGAGTTTTATTTCAAAGAGCTCAATTATTAAAGCGTGAAAAAAGGTTTAATGAAAGTCTCAACGTTTTAAATGAAATAATTGCTATAACCGGCGGTCAATCGGATACTGTTAGATACTTAGAAGCAATGATTCGTTTGGGGCAGATCAATCTGGAACTAGGAGACCCTCTCGAGGCAAGACAACTTATGCGTGAGGTCCGAGCTCATGATATGACTGATCTCGAATTTTCTGTTCTTATTCTAGCTCAAACCGTTCAAGCACAGATTGCTCAGCATTTTGGTGATCCTTTGGAAGCAGACCGGTTGTATTCAGAAGCAGCTGATTTAGTGTTTGAACGTTCACGAAATACCTCTGAAGCCGAATCCGGATATTGGACCGTCGAAGAAGATTATCTTTACCTGTTTGAAAAATATGCCGATTTTCTCCTGGATAATGAGCTGTACACTGATGCTCTGATGTTGTTTGATCGTATCAAAACCATCAACGATGCTACCCTGACTGAGAATCCACTGGTCCGATCTTCCAGACAAAGTGAGGAGTCGCTTACAGAGATTCAAAACCTAACCCAGGAGATGGATCGAGTAAGAAGAGAAATTTTAACGTCGAATGACGACAACCGTCTTACACTCCAAAACAGGCTTGCCCGTTTGTCAGCCGAGCGAAAATCGTTAACTGAATCGGACCAAAACAGACTTGAAAGTGAACCGGTTAATATTCTCTCCATTCAACGTCAACTTAGAGATTCACAAACATTACTGCACCTCACTGAAATTGGACAAAATATCTTTCTGGCAGTTTTACAAAGAGACGATTTACAAATCAAGAAACTACCCCTCAATAACGAAAATCGACAACTTTTTGAAGCTGCTACTGAGTCTATTCTGGTGGGAAGAACTGAATTGGATAAATTATACCAGATAGGACAATTAATTAACATAGACGATATTGCAAGCCATTCTAATTCTATCATTGTGATGCCGGATGGATTTTTCCATCAGCTGCCATTAGGTGTTATCCCGGTCCAGTCACCAATTTCTCCCTACAGTTACGGTTCTGCACAATATCTTATTGAAGAAGCTGAAGTTCGAAATCTGAACAGTTTAAAAGATATGACGGAGCGAGCTGTACGAACAGATCATCAGTTCGGTTTTTCAGGTTTTGGCGTAGACGACTTCCAGAATGAGGCTACATCAAGAAGCTTGGTATCACTTCCCAAAGCACCAATGGAAATTTCCTCTATTAATCAGCAGTTAAACCGTTTAAATAATAACCGGACATTTATTAATGAGTCTGCGACTGTTAGCCAATTTCAACAAACAGCCGGTAACAGTAAAATTCTTCACATGGCAACTCACAGTGAAGTGTCAGAAAGTGATCCTCTTTTCTCAACACTCCATTTTTATGCCGATGAGACTGAAAACTCTGAACAGGTTCTCACAGGCCGGCTTTTTGCGTATGAACTGTTTGACCTGAATCTGCAAAATGATCTGATTATGCTTAACTCCTGTGAATCCGGTGGCGACCGATTTCTACAGGGAAGTGGTGTAATGGGAATCAGCAGGGCACTCAGGTATGCCGGAGCGAAAAGCCTCGTACTTAATTCCTGGTCCGTAAATGACCAGTATGCAGCTGAATTTGCTGAAGAATTTTATAAACATCTGAATAACGGTGAAAATAAATCCAGAGCTCTTCAGCTCGCTAAAGTTCATTTCATTAAAAATAAAAATGCAAACCCGCACTTTTGGGGACCTTACATTCTGAATGGAGACAACCGGCCAATTGTAAACAGTAACAAATGGTTTGCAGGTACTCTACTTTTAGCATTGGTATTCTTGTCAGGTTTAGTCTTTACCGGTCGCCGAAAACAAAAACTGGCAGCCTGA
- a CDS encoding tetratricopeptide repeat protein, with amino-acid sequence MIESNTNKELEEKIDQYVSGNLNENEIDELWSEIIFDDYYYDYLKTVASLKSLANGERKQNIRFLTQRPVFQWIAAAAIVIIASGLILFNVYNEQEFAVQPIGSIELDYYRSAEGVTESTDVTEIIMSVIAEANRGNISSAISIVDQRLSDISTPEGKAELLATAGSIYYNEGMYTEAADYFERSLDYEIENIIIQEQSYWYLGNTYFQLNRIEEARTTLEKAYQLNGAYSRVAERYIQALASE; translated from the coding sequence ATGATTGAGAGCAATACAAATAAAGAACTTGAAGAAAAGATTGACCAATATGTAAGTGGAAATCTTAATGAAAATGAAATTGATGAACTGTGGTCTGAAATTATTTTTGATGACTACTACTACGATTATTTAAAAACCGTAGCCAGTTTGAAAAGCCTGGCCAATGGCGAAAGAAAACAGAATATTCGATTTCTTACTCAAAGACCTGTATTTCAATGGATTGCAGCTGCAGCCATTGTTATTATTGCATCCGGTTTAATTCTCTTCAACGTATATAACGAACAAGAATTTGCAGTTCAACCGATTGGTTCTATTGAACTGGATTATTACAGATCGGCAGAGGGTGTTACTGAATCTACAGATGTTACTGAAATTATCATGTCTGTAATAGCTGAGGCTAACAGAGGAAATATCTCATCAGCAATTTCTATTGTTGATCAGCGATTGTCTGACATTAGCACTCCGGAAGGTAAGGCCGAACTGCTCGCTACAGCAGGATCTATATATTACAATGAAGGAATGTATACTGAAGCTGCGGATTACTTTGAACGCTCTCTTGATTATGAGATTGAAAATATCATAATCCAGGAACAGAGTTATTGGTATTTAGGAAATACATATTTTCAGCTGAATCGAATAGAAGAGGCTAGAACAACACTGGAAAAAGCCTATCAGTTGAATGGAGCTTACAGCCGAGTTGCCGAACGTTACATTCAGGCGCTCGCCTCTGAATAA
- a CDS encoding glycoside hydrolase family 3 protein, whose protein sequence is MEKLHFSILLLIFLFFCNTSCSQPVTDETIPLDEKIGELLMVGFKGFAIEDTSHIIRDIQDYHLGGVILFDYDVPTSTPQRNIQSFEQVLNLNSELQKLSDKQLLIAIDQEGGRVARLKPDRGFELHVSAQYLGQIDDTDTTRSYASSMSEQLNELGFNINFAPVVDLNTNPQNPVIGAIERSFGADPDLVTKHASIFLNEFEKNGIIGVIKHFPGHGSAWNDSHVGMADVTETWDDSELKPYQNLIESDRNFAIMTAHVFNENLDTEFPATLSRTVQTDLLRDQLRYEGVLFSDDMQMEAIRSFYGLEMAIIQTINAGVDILVFGNNSIYDPEIVPKAVEIIKNSIQSGEIPEDRIHESYERVQALKEKLSDG, encoded by the coding sequence ATGGAAAAACTTCACTTTTCAATTCTTTTACTAATTTTTCTCTTTTTTTGTAACACATCCTGCAGTCAGCCTGTAACAGATGAAACTATACCTCTGGATGAAAAAATTGGAGAACTTCTTATGGTGGGATTCAAGGGATTTGCCATTGAAGACACCAGTCACATAATAAGAGATATTCAGGATTATCATCTGGGCGGTGTTATTCTATTTGATTATGATGTCCCCACATCCACTCCGCAGAGAAATATTCAATCGTTTGAACAAGTACTCAATCTTAATTCAGAACTGCAGAAGCTATCCGATAAACAACTCCTGATCGCAATTGATCAGGAAGGTGGACGAGTTGCCAGACTGAAGCCGGACAGAGGTTTTGAGCTACACGTTTCAGCTCAATATTTGGGACAAATCGATGATACTGACACAACTCGATCCTACGCTTCTTCCATGAGTGAACAATTAAATGAACTCGGCTTTAACATCAACTTTGCACCTGTAGTAGATCTAAATACAAATCCTCAAAATCCGGTTATTGGTGCAATTGAACGAAGTTTTGGTGCTGATCCGGATCTGGTAACAAAGCACGCTTCTATTTTCCTGAATGAGTTTGAAAAAAATGGCATAATCGGCGTCATTAAACACTTCCCGGGGCACGGTAGCGCATGGAATGATTCTCACGTGGGAATGGCCGATGTTACAGAAACATGGGATGATTCTGAACTAAAGCCCTATCAAAATTTGATCGAATCCGATCGGAATTTCGCCATAATGACGGCTCATGTGTTTAATGAAAATCTCGACACTGAATTTCCGGCCACACTTTCCAGAACCGTTCAAACTGACCTTTTGCGGGATCAACTCAGGTATGAAGGCGTACTTTTTTCGGATGATATGCAGATGGAAGCAATCCGGTCATTTTACGGACTTGAAATGGCCATCATACAAACCATTAATGCCGGTGTTGATATCTTAGTGTTTGGCAACAACTCCATTTATGACCCTGAGATTGTCCCAAAAGCTGTTGAAATCATCAAGAATAGTATACAGTCCGGAGAAATCCCGGAAGATCGTATTCATGAATCATATGAAAGAGTCCAAGCATTAAAAGAAAAACTGTCAGATGGGTAA
- a CDS encoding DinB family protein: MGKSYSYTDIISEYSDALQRIEDLTQAPEDLFLLKPAPNVWSANEIFRHLRRFNNLYLRNIDQIIRDSNRPTSDHSSFEPKLISKVLIRFMEPPYKLKIPTLAPMYPKISSDMGMQEATSDLRETNQMAIDFLEDLRSNQADLNKIKGFHPIFKILPMSLTELFLVMSAHQRRHFWQAEQTLYRLSGTHY, translated from the coding sequence ATGGGTAAATCATATAGTTATACAGATATTATTTCCGAATACTCAGATGCCCTTCAGCGGATTGAGGACTTGACACAAGCGCCGGAAGACCTCTTTCTGCTCAAACCTGCCCCCAATGTATGGAGTGCAAACGAAATCTTCAGACATCTTAGAAGATTTAATAATCTCTACTTACGTAATATTGATCAGATTATCAGAGATAGCAACAGACCAACCTCCGATCATTCAAGCTTTGAGCCGAAACTGATCTCCAAAGTATTGATTCGATTCATGGAGCCTCCGTATAAGCTTAAAATTCCAACACTGGCTCCGATGTACCCGAAGATTTCCTCTGACATGGGAATGCAGGAAGCCACTTCAGATTTGAGAGAAACCAACCAAATGGCTATCGACTTTTTGGAAGATTTGAGATCAAATCAAGCAGATCTGAATAAGATAAAAGGGTTTCACCCGATTTTTAAAATCCTTCCCATGTCCCTTACCGAGCTTTTCCTGGTAATGTCGGCACATCAAAGACGACACTTTTGGCAGGCAGAGCAAACTCTTTACCGCCTGTCGGGCACCCATTACTAA
- a CDS encoding YtoQ family protein, whose product MEWNVYLAGEIHSDWREEIEEGVAKENLPVEISAPVTDHPASDNVGVDVLGEEEKDFWKDHKGGMINAIRTRTLIEQSDIVVVKFGEKYRQWNAAFDAGYASALGKKLIVMHPEEHTHALKEVDAAALAVCQTPQQVVEILKYVTVKE is encoded by the coding sequence ATGGAATGGAATGTCTATTTAGCCGGTGAGATTCATTCAGACTGGCGCGAAGAAATTGAGGAAGGAGTTGCGAAGGAAAATCTGCCTGTAGAAATATCGGCTCCTGTGACAGATCACCCTGCATCGGACAATGTGGGCGTGGATGTGTTGGGTGAAGAGGAGAAGGATTTCTGGAAAGATCACAAAGGCGGAATGATTAATGCCATTCGCACCCGAACCTTAATTGAACAGTCTGATATAGTAGTAGTCAAATTTGGAGAGAAATATCGCCAATGGAATGCTGCATTTGATGCCGGATACGCTTCAGCACTTGGGAAAAAGTTGATTGTGATGCATCCGGAAGAGCATACACATGCCTTAAAAGAGGTCGATGCGGCCGCCTTGGCTGTTTGCCAAACTCCTCAGCAGGTTGTCGAAATTTTAAAATATGTGACAGTTAAGGAGTAG
- a CDS encoding prolyl oligopeptidase family serine peptidase, protein MLQKSVHLLLFSTMLSVIFLNQAAQSQGQFTFEDVMKFEDIKSPTISDDGNWVVYGVWPEVGDGEVVVKSVNGRQEFSIERGASPQISSDGKWVGALVQPPYIEAQNADNNGPKQGLALLNTSSGETMEFEEVRSFSFSNDGRWVRINHHQTEEVSKGEFKNSEIGLPVQILNLENNREQMLPFVNEAAMDSTSSYLAYSVVDTSGKGNGLYMLDLKSADGGVQKIAGSENSFYSNLTWDDSESVLAFTESAFDPEFEFYPSDASIQTWTAANGELETHLNPDDVEEGFRLRSNNNLTWTNDGNRLFYGVMDAEMVALDEHKEEADSVTVENLYDIDRIMKDIEGKVWHWDDPQIKTQEKVTWERTKNHLFTAVYHLDSGRSVQLANKEIPDVGPVHHPGKALGSSDLPYQKLRTWDGTYRDYYLVDLQSGEAEQFLEQQRFGASLSPNGQYAAWFDGDDWHLKHTENGSTRNLTADIETPFFDEDNDRPQPSGSYDIAGWTDDDRAVLINDKYDIWQFDTQSGESLKITEGREENRIFRIRDLDPDTETYARNERLLLTMFHDWNKSYGFYEARVGRTGTDQIMEDDKRFNIVALAEDDDAILFTQETYQEYPNLWVAADRRFRNPAKVSNLHEDLLDRFAWGEAELIDWLNMDGDTVQGILIYPGDYDPDKKYPVFIYYYERFSQRLHDFNTPVTNHRPNLAQYASDGYAVFLPDVWFDVPIPGYSATKNLVPGVQKLIEMGVADPDAIGLHGHSWSGYLTAQVVTQTDIFAAAVAGAPVGNMTSAYSGIRWGSGLARQFQYEQTQSRLGVSMWENLAPYIENSPVFFADRINTPIMIQHGDADEAVPWYQSIELYLALRRNGKESVFLHYYDEPHHLRKMANRLDYAIKMKEYMDHYLKGVPAPAWITDGVPYRGE, encoded by the coding sequence TTGCTACAGAAATCAGTACATCTACTTCTTTTCTCTACAATGCTTTCCGTGATCTTCCTCAATCAGGCTGCTCAGTCTCAGGGACAGTTTACTTTCGAGGATGTCATGAAATTCGAAGACATCAAATCACCAACCATTTCTGATGATGGAAACTGGGTGGTATATGGTGTCTGGCCTGAGGTTGGCGATGGTGAAGTGGTGGTGAAAAGTGTGAACGGCCGCCAGGAGTTTTCAATTGAGCGAGGTGCAAGTCCTCAAATCAGCTCTGATGGAAAATGGGTTGGGGCTCTTGTTCAGCCTCCGTACATCGAGGCGCAAAATGCTGATAATAATGGCCCTAAACAGGGTTTGGCACTACTGAATACGTCTTCAGGAGAGACAATGGAGTTTGAAGAAGTACGAAGTTTCTCTTTCTCGAATGATGGTCGTTGGGTAAGGATCAATCACCATCAAACTGAAGAGGTGAGTAAAGGTGAGTTTAAAAACTCTGAAATTGGTTTGCCGGTGCAGATTCTGAATCTGGAGAATAATCGAGAGCAGATGTTGCCGTTTGTGAACGAAGCAGCGATGGACAGCACATCGTCCTATTTAGCTTACTCTGTTGTGGATACATCAGGTAAGGGGAATGGATTGTACATGCTGGATCTGAAATCAGCAGACGGAGGAGTTCAGAAAATAGCCGGAAGTGAAAATTCATTCTATTCAAATCTTACATGGGATGACAGTGAATCCGTTCTGGCATTTACAGAAAGTGCATTTGATCCGGAATTTGAATTTTATCCTTCAGATGCATCCATTCAAACCTGGACGGCAGCAAATGGAGAACTAGAAACTCATCTGAATCCGGATGATGTGGAAGAAGGTTTCAGATTGAGGTCGAATAACAACCTCACCTGGACAAACGATGGAAACCGTCTTTTTTATGGTGTAATGGATGCCGAGATGGTTGCACTCGACGAACATAAAGAGGAGGCGGACTCTGTGACTGTAGAAAATCTGTACGACATTGACCGAATTATGAAAGATATTGAAGGCAAAGTGTGGCATTGGGATGATCCACAAATCAAAACACAGGAGAAGGTAACTTGGGAAAGAACGAAAAATCACCTCTTTACAGCGGTATATCATTTAGATTCCGGAAGATCAGTTCAGCTCGCCAATAAAGAAATTCCTGATGTAGGACCGGTTCATCATCCGGGTAAGGCATTGGGTTCGTCTGATCTGCCTTATCAAAAACTGCGAACGTGGGATGGTACTTATCGGGATTACTATCTGGTTGATCTGCAATCAGGTGAAGCGGAACAGTTTCTGGAGCAGCAGCGATTTGGCGCGTCACTGTCGCCAAACGGGCAATATGCAGCCTGGTTTGACGGTGATGACTGGCATCTGAAGCATACCGAAAACGGTTCAACAAGAAATCTCACAGCGGATATTGAAACACCTTTCTTTGATGAGGATAACGATCGTCCACAGCCATCCGGTTCGTACGATATCGCAGGCTGGACAGATGATGACCGTGCTGTTTTGATTAATGACAAATACGATATTTGGCAATTTGATACGCAATCCGGCGAATCGCTTAAAATTACAGAAGGGCGCGAGGAGAATCGGATTTTCAGAATCCGCGATCTTGATCCGGATACAGAGACATATGCACGAAATGAGCGATTACTGCTTACCATGTTCCATGACTGGAATAAAAGCTACGGATTTTATGAAGCGCGTGTTGGCCGAACCGGTACCGATCAAATCATGGAAGACGATAAACGTTTCAACATTGTGGCTCTTGCAGAGGATGATGACGCAATTCTGTTTACACAGGAGACGTATCAGGAGTATCCGAACTTGTGGGTGGCAGCAGACCGCCGGTTTCGCAATCCGGCTAAAGTGTCGAATCTGCATGAAGATCTACTGGATCGATTTGCCTGGGGAGAAGCGGAGTTGATTGACTGGCTGAATATGGATGGTGATACCGTTCAGGGAATATTAATCTACCCGGGAGATTACGATCCGGATAAAAAATATCCTGTGTTTATCTACTACTACGAACGTTTTTCGCAGCGTCTACACGATTTCAATACACCCGTAACCAATCACAGGCCTAATCTTGCGCAGTATGCAAGTGACGGCTACGCTGTATTTCTGCCGGATGTATGGTTTGATGTTCCCATTCCGGGATATTCAGCAACCAAAAACCTTGTGCCGGGAGTTCAAAAGCTGATTGAAATGGGTGTTGCAGATCCGGACGCGATTGGTCTGCACGGTCACTCCTGGAGTGGTTACCTGACAGCTCAAGTAGTAACTCAAACAGATATTTTTGCCGCGGCTGTCGCAGGTGCACCTGTGGGTAATATGACCAGTGCATACAGCGGTATTCGCTGGGGATCGGGTCTTGCTCGACAGTTTCAGTATGAACAGACTCAGAGTCGGCTGGGTGTGAGTATGTGGGAGAATTTAGCGCCTTACATCGAAAACTCTCCGGTCTTCTTTGCAGATCGAATCAATACTCCGATTATGATTCAGCATGGAGATGCTGATGAAGCTGTGCCGTGGTACCAGTCCATCGAGCTTTATCTTGCGTTGCGTCGTAACGGTAAAGAATCCGTTTTTCTACACTACTACGATGAACCGCACCATCTGCGGAAAATGGCGAACAGATTGGATTATGCGATCAAGATGAAAGAATACATGGATCACTATCTGAAAGGCGTACCCGCTCCTGCCTGGATAACGGACGGAGTTCCCTATCGCGGTGAATAG